One stretch of Pseudomonas azotoformans DNA includes these proteins:
- the choX gene encoding choline ABC transporter substrate-binding protein translates to MQKLTVMLSLLVLTSANVYADASCETVRMADPGWSDIAATNAITGFLLTGMGYKPKVDTLAVPITFGGLKDGQVDVFLGNWMPAQQGFYDKFVANGDVVQLAKNLDGTEFTLAVPDYVWDAGVHDFADLNKFADKFDKKIYGIGSGAPANISLQEIIKKNDFDLGQWKLVESSEQAMLAEVSRAVKKQKFVTFLGWTPHPMNVQLKMHYLKGGEKYFGDTGSVYTLTRKGYAQACPNVGKLLTNLSFTQEMENSIMAEVANNKVSNADAAKAWIKANPAVLDKWLEGVKTLDGQDALSAVKARL, encoded by the coding sequence ATGCAAAAGTTGACTGTGATGTTGAGCCTGTTGGTACTGACCAGCGCCAACGTGTACGCGGACGCCAGTTGTGAAACCGTAAGAATGGCCGATCCGGGCTGGAGCGATATCGCAGCCACCAACGCCATCACCGGTTTCCTGCTGACCGGCATGGGCTACAAACCGAAGGTGGACACCCTGGCGGTGCCGATCACCTTCGGCGGGCTCAAGGACGGCCAGGTGGATGTGTTCCTCGGCAACTGGATGCCGGCGCAGCAGGGCTTCTACGACAAGTTCGTGGCCAATGGCGATGTGGTGCAGTTGGCGAAAAACCTCGACGGCACCGAGTTCACCCTCGCCGTGCCCGACTATGTGTGGGACGCCGGGGTGCATGACTTTGCCGACCTGAACAAGTTTGCCGACAAGTTCGACAAGAAGATCTACGGCATCGGCTCCGGTGCGCCGGCGAATATCTCGTTGCAGGAAATCATCAAGAAGAACGACTTCGACCTGGGCCAGTGGAAGCTGGTCGAGTCCAGCGAACAGGCGATGCTGGCCGAAGTGTCGCGAGCGGTGAAGAAACAGAAATTCGTCACCTTCCTCGGCTGGACCCCGCACCCGATGAACGTGCAGTTGAAAATGCACTACCTCAAAGGGGGCGAGAAATACTTTGGTGACACCGGCAGCGTGTATACCTTGACCCGCAAGGGTTACGCACAGGCCTGCCCGAACGTAGGAAAACTGCTGACCAACCTGAGTTTTACCCAGGAGATGGAGAACAGCATCATGGCCGAGGTGGCCAACAACAAAGTCAGCAACGCCGATGCGGCGAAGGCGTGGATCAAGGCCAATCCGGCGGTATTGGATAAGTGGCTGGAGGGTGTAAAAACACTGGACGGCCAAGACGCACTCTCTGCAGTTAAAGCCAGACTCTAA